ACACAATCATTGGACAATCTAACTTTAACCCTTCTATTCATGTCCAATCAACCACAGCAAACCAACAACGATTCAATATCCTACAGACACTTCCTTCGCTACTTTTGCATATTTGCTGCTCCATTAGCGTTTCTCTTCATNNNNNNNNNNNNNNNNNNNNNNNNNNNNNNNNNNNNNNNNNNNNNNNNNNNNNNNNNNNNNNNNNNNNNNNNNNNNNNNNNNNNNNNNNNNNNNNNNNNNACTGGCCATGGCTGGGCAAGTGCTGTTGAGAACTGGCGCCGCAATAGAGAAGCTCAGTGAAGTCAAGTTCATTCTGCCTCATGCTCCTGAGATTCCCATCACCGTGGTGAGTTGACCTTCGAGGAGCCTGTTCAAGACTCAACTAACACGTTTAGAACATGGGAATGAGAATGCCTGGATGGTTTGACGTTGTAAGTTCCTCTGGTACATTTGATTGGCTACCCTAACACGAAGCAGAAACAACTCGGCGGAGATGTTGATAGCCTGGTCCGCAATGAGGATACAGAGGGTATTAAGCGAAGTCAAAAGTACTTCCATGATCTCATCCAAGAGGAGGTTAACTCTGGCATCCCCCCTGAGCGTATTGTTCTTGGAGGTTTCTCCCAGGGAGGCGCCATGTCACTCCTTGCTGGTCTCACCTGCACAAGCAAGCTGGGCGGTATTGTTGGCctttcatcatggcttctcCTGTCCAAAACCTTTGCCGACCTTGTCAAGCCCACGGATGCAAACCGCCAGACTCCTGTGATGATGTTCCATGGCGATGCGGACCCTATCGTTCCTTTCCAGCGTGGAAAGCTGAGTGCCGACCTGCTTAAGGAGCTTGGCTACGATGTGACATTCAAGACTTACCCGTAAGTGACCAGCGCCATATTAACAAGTTGATGCTAACTCTTGCTAGTGGTATGGGTCACTCTGCTTGTctggaggagcttgatgaggttgaggcgTTCCTGAGAAAGCAATTGCCTCCCAAGAACTAAAGTCATAGATGGTACAGGCCTCATATAGTATAGACGTATAAACCTTTGAAGACAGAACACTCTCTTGTGCGAAATAGAAGACAATAGACAGTCTATCAACCGCCAAAGGTTTCCAAAAACTTGATACCACATTATTATGCCACGAGATGTGAAGGGGCCAATCATATGGACTTCATATGCCGCGTGCTCCATATCTGATATCGCTCATCGAAACCTCGTGATGCCAAAAGATCTCCAAAATCTCCGTATGGATGGATGAATGCCCGCCAAATGACGTGCGCTCCACTACTGAGTGCCTCAGAACGCCCTACCGAGTTGCATGATAAGGCCGGGCCACTAAGTGCCCTAACGCCTAGCGCACGCGAACCTTCTATCGGTGGGGAGATGGGCTCGAAACAGCACACCCTTGATCCTGGaccacttcttctccaacatTCGCCAACCGAAACCTTGGTAGATGTCGACAACCTTGACCGTCACTTGTCAAATCTAAATTGACGCATCGACATCATTGTTGTGCAGCACACTACGATATCTGAAGTTGTGCCGTTTGTGCGCCTGGAAGAACCAGTCTCACAAGCCCGAGCATACCCCGATGATCGACCGCCCAAAGTAAACAAATATGGCCTCCGAAACAACATCGCGTCCAGTGTCGCCGACACCGTCACAGCTACCGCCCGTTCCGGGATCGCCAGTCTATTCTCTtgcgtcgactgcaaatccATTATCTCAGTATAATCTGCCTTTGCCGCCACCCCCACGATCTTCACATGCTGTCCTTACAAAAGCCGACCTAGAGCTCTCTCAGCAAGCTTACTCCGATCTTGTCGCCTCCGCAAAAGGCTACCGACTGGCACTCGCCGCATTATCAACAGCCGCATCGACATTTGGATCAGCACTTGAAGCATGCGCTAGGTTAAAGGAAGCTCGCGCCGAGCCCATCGGTCCCTCTGGGACTAATATGACAGCAAGCTTTACAACCAAGGGTTCCTGCACAGCCGATACGCTTATGTCCGCCTCCGGAGTACACTACCTTGTTGCCAATCACCAACAGATCCTCTCTGAGACGGTATACCGATCCTTCGAAGTACCACTGCTCCATGACCTGGACAAGTGGCAGACCGTtattgacgatgaagaggagacGTATAAACAAAAGATCAAGGCACAAAGCAAAGAAATCAAACGACTGGAGAAAGAAGGGATGAAGTTGCATAAACAGAGGAGACGGGATGTTGGTCGATTTAGGGCACATTTAGTCGAATTGACGACAAAATTGGATGGCTTAACGACGTTGCATGCCGATCATGCACGGACACTATTGAGGGAGAGTCAAGAGACAAGTGGAAGGATTGTCGAAGCAAGCTGCAGTCTTGTACGTGCAGAAGTGGACATATTTGAAGGTCTAGCGAGGAAAGGCTGGAGCGGAGGCGGTCTGGACGATCTTCTCGAAAAGGGTCAAGATTTGTTCGCAACGGAGGAAGATATTGCGAACTTGGGCAGTGGCGGTAGCGGCGACACACCCAAgctcttctccatcctcccCCCTAAGAGCATACTTGCCGACACAGGATCAGATCCATCCCGGAGTCACGCTAGAGGGGACAGTCTTCTTATGGACACGGAACGGTATCAATCTCTAGCAGCACTGGCATCTGACTCTAGACCTAGTGGCGGCGTTATGAATGACAGTGACAGCGTCTTCTCAACCGACTTCAACAAACCCCGAAACGCAAGGCCGTTCTCACCACAGCCTATTCGTCGCATTCCAACAGATGTGACATATGATTCTCTAGGGGGTAGAGCAGAAGGGCTTGAAAACGGAGAAGACGAATTGAACAGGTCGGAGCTCCTGATGCCTGTAGTGGAAGCTGATGATGCAGGAGCAGAAGAGCAGCAGAATGGGGACGGTGAGcatgaaaaagaaaatgtTCAAGAGGAGGAAACGAGAGGCCGGACAGGATCACCAAGTTCGGTGAGAAAAAGGGCAAATTCACAGCCACTCATCACTGACGCTAGTTCAGCAGCTGCATGGAGCGGTGATGAAGAGAGGAGTCCAAGCTGAAACTGATCAAGTGGTGAAAATGACTTATACTCGTGTTCGGGTTTCATCTACAAGGGCGTTTATACGGACATTTGGGAAATATTCTCTTCACGGAGAGGCGGAAATAGATTTGCAAGAGAACTTTGCTCTTGTTTGATAGTGTACAGAACATTATGTGGATTTTCCACCCTCCATCTATTAAGCATGTCGATTAAACCAGACACTGTCCCAATTCCATAACACGCCTGACGCCAAGATCGTTATTACGCCGTGGTCAATGATCAAATTCTTCGTCTCTCGTACATTCTATCACGGCCGCCCGACGATCGTCGTCGTTTAGACGTCGACCCCTTTCGTTTGGACGCTGCTTTCAACATCTTTGGCTTCCAACGCCGACCGAACGTCCTCTAGTCGTCCTTGTCGGCATTGAGTACATCGCCGCTGAATAATCCAAAAGTAGCGTCGAGCCACCAGATAAGCTTCCAGTAGAGACTGGCCTTGCTCCAATCAAACTCGCCGGTCTCGGTTCGTGGTACTTCGTTACCGATCATGCTACCGCCGAACCACTTCACAAACGGAATAGCATTGACGACCCGTTGCATCATAGTCTGTTGAGGTAGGAGAGCTTGCTCGGCGGGAAGAATGGTAGCGCGACGGGCAGTAGGGATGCGGCGGCAGAAAACGCTGTCGCCATCGCGGATCTCCATGGGTTCGATGCTTGATGTGGTagcttgaggaagagggaaAGGCTCGGTGATCGTAGCAGTAGAGGCATGGGAGTTGCTGATAGTTCCAGTATCCATGGTAAAGCTAGATGTCTGCgaatgaggaggagagagatCGAGGAGCCGGCTGTTAAACGATGTAGGCCCACTGAAGCTCTTGCGACCATTGGCAGTGGGAACAGCAGCAGGCATACTCTGTGAGCGTGAATGGTCTGAGACGACCTCGATATCGGGACAAGCCTCGTCTTTGGGGGGAGGAACACCTCGGTATGGCTCAGCATAAACCAGATGACCCAGTATCCTTTGAGGGCTGGCAAAAGTAGCAGCTTCGGCAGCTTCTCTGCTTTCGAAGGTGACCTTCACCCAGTGCTCTCCGCCATCTGCGCGGTTCACCATAGCTCGCTCATCTGCTGTCAGGTTGCGACGTCGCGTAAATGCAGGGTCGCGCAACTCAGATTTGTATCGGCGTTGGCTGGCAGGAGGTTCGCGAGGGTAATCCTCCAAGATCGCGCCGGCAAGGGATTCATAGTGGGAGATAGCAGCGTACTGCTGTGTTGATGATCGGTAGCCGCGAAGGATGAGCTCGACGGGTGTTGAAGTAACAGATCGCTTGACGGGAACCTCTTCTTGCATCAAACCACTGCTCTTACGCTGAACAGTTTGAGATGGCGCTGTTGCAGCCTGGTTCGATACCCAGTCGCCAAAGAGCTTGTCTGCAGCAGCTAGTGTAGGATTTTCGCGACTGCGCGCGGGTGTTCCAGTACGCGATCGTGAACGACGTGTGGATTTACCGAACGAACCAGACTCGGCGGCGCTGCGACGTGATCGTGCGCTTCCTTGGGGAGCATCTTGTCTTTTTCGCGTTACGTTAGCATTGATTCAAATGGGCAGAGAGGAAGACATACTGGTTGAAATACATGGCATATGGTCGCTTCACACCATCATCCCCAACGTAACACTCGTCGTCAGGAACGTTGTGTAAAATGAGaggagccatgatgaaggcTTTGGTGGTAGAGGGAGCTGACAAACGGCGAGGAGGGGGTGTCGAATCGATGGGCCGTAGGGATACCGTAGGAGATACGAAACCCAAGATGGCGATGTTTGTCTGCACGAAAGGAGTTGAGGTTGCTGATGGTTGGACGAGCCGCCTGTTCACATGCCCAGTAGCAGTTTCTGAAGTTGACTTCCAATTTTTGGCGGGCTAATCTGGCAGTTGCACAGGCAACCGACCACTGAACGTAGCTGCGTTGGTGCAGTTGTGGGGCTAGTTTATCCGGCTCCGTGAACTTGAGCTTGCCAGCTGTAACAGCCAATTCTGGATGTGAGGTCTTCCAGACATTCAATAGGTAGCAGGCTCATTCTTTGTTCTACGCCTTTTGCGTTTAAGCAATATTCTTATACTCAAGTTTGCTTGATCCTTTTATCCTGCGTCGTCCTAAGTTTGTGTGCTGATTGAAGTCAGCGGTGATTGGCTCCTGAACCTTGATTGTGTCTGTGATTAGAGCTTTCTATTCGTTTGCATAAGTTCACCCAGTCTATTATACGAGATCCAGATTTTAATGACTACACTACGTTCATAAATCAGATTCCAGCTCGAGTATCATAGCATAAAAGCGCAACCATGTCTCAGACCCCTCCACAGTCGGCTACGTAAGCAAGTTTTTTGTGATGAGCTGATTCAGCATCCCACTTCAGCTGAGCGAGATCCACTGATGGATTTGCCAGGACCGGCCTCTCCCGAGATGGATATTCGGATATACACTTACAGCACATGTAAAAGGAAGACATCTATTCTAAGCAACCCTGGGTTGACCAGTAACTCAAGAGTTGCTACCGGAACCTATCGTTGTTCAATATGACCCAATTCCTATCTTTCCGATCATTGATCGGCTTCGTCTCTATTGCCGTAGCCATGATTGCTTTGTTTGGTGCTTCACCACTCAAAGCCTTCTCATCGACTCTGCAGAGGGCAGGGTTTGATTGGTACAACTCACAAAAGGATGTAACATCTCCAATAAAGACGAATGCAGCAACAAAGGCGCCTGTATACTTCTTCAGCCATGGTGGTGTGAGTCTACTTATGTTTAAGCTCAAGCGGATAGCTACTGACATACATCAAGCCTGATGTGCAATATAACACAAAGCACCCCGTGTATCCGTTCCTTCAACAGATTGGAAGGGAAATAACGCAGAAAGTGAAGCCGAAGGCCGTAGTGGTCTTCTCAGCACATTGGATGGGAGAGGAGCGCGCTATTCATGTTAACAATGCTGTAGACACTCCTCTCATTTATGAGTGCGTCACATCACTCCATGCTTCACAAAGTTTATGTTAACAATCTCAGCTTCTACGAGTTCCCCGATCACTTTTATAAAGCTCAATATCCGAACAAGGGTAGCCCCGAGCTTGCGAGCAAGATTATGGTCATGCTTTCAGAGGCTGGTATCCAATCCTATGGAATGGAGCGAGGTCTTGATCATGGTGTATTTTCTGGATTCCATGTTGGTGCGTTTTTCTAAACAACGAATATCCATATGTGAAGCTCTAACAGGTTGTAGCTTTCAACCCAGAAACGAATCCACTCAACGTACCACTTGTTCAAGTCTCGCTCTTCAAAAACGAAGATCCTCATGCTCACTACGCTCTCGGACGTGCTGTATCTGCACTTAGGGATGAGGGGATAGTCATCATCGGAGCCGGGATGTCAGTACACAACTTACGTGACATGTACCACATGTTCGAGGGTAACACGGAGCCACTCCCATATGTTGTGAGCTTCGATAACGCTCTCAAGGAGGCCGTGGAGGCCGACCCAGCTATCCGAGAGGAAAGGATGGCGGCGATATGTAAGCGGGGAGATGCCAAACAAGCACACCCTTTCATGGACCACCTTATGCCAGTTTTCATCGCTGCAGGCGCCGCCAGTGAGGACTGGGGAAAACAGATATGGACTTTACATGAAGGCAGCTTCGGATGGTCGCAGTTCCGGTTCGGTGATGTTCCTTCATCCTGATGAGCATTATTTTGGGGGTAGTGTGTAGGCAAAGTGCAACAGCCATAATTATCGAGGCCTGCTATGAGAACACTA
This genomic stretch from Fusarium oxysporum f. sp. lycopersici 4287 chromosome 2, whole genome shotgun sequence harbors:
- a CDS encoding acyl-protein thioesterase 1 (At least one base has a quality score < 10) encodes the protein MAGQVLLRTGAAIEKLSEVKFILPHAPEIPITVNMGMRMPGWFDVKQLGGDVDSLVRNEDTEGIKRSQKYFHDLIQEEVNSGIPPERIVLGGFSQGGAMSLLAGLTCTSKLGGIVGLSSWLLLSKTFADLVKPTDANRQTPVMMFHGDADPIVPFQRGKLSADLLKELGYDVTFKTYPGMGHSACLEELDEVEAFLRKQLPPKN
- a CDS encoding hypothetical protein (At least one base has a quality score < 10), giving the protein MAPLILHNVPDDECYVGDDGVKRPYAMYFNQQDAPQGSARSRRSAAESGSFGKSTRRSRSRTGTPARSRENPTLAAADKLFGDWVSNQAATAPSQTVQRKSSGLMQEEVPVKRSVTSTPVELILRGYRSSTQQYAAISHYESLAGAILEDYPREPPASQRRYKSELRDPAFTRRRNLTADERAMVNRADGGEHWVKVTFESREAAEAATFASPQRILGHLVYAEPYRGVPPPKDEACPDIEVVSDHSRSQSMPAAVPTANGRKSFSGPTSFNSRLLDLSPPHSQTSSFTMDTGTISNSHASTATITEPFPLPQATTSSIEPMEIRDGDSVFCRRIPTARRATILPAEQALLPQQTMMQRVVNAIPFVKWFGGSMIGNEVPRTETGEFDWSKASLYWKLIWWLDATFGLFSGDVLNADKDD